The following proteins are co-located in the Candidatus Izemoplasmatales bacterium genome:
- a CDS encoding acetyl-CoA C-acetyltransferase: MERKVYIVGAKRSPIGSFLGSLKDLHPSEFGAQVLKAVLTEAAVPVDKIDEVIVGNVIAAGTGQGLARQIAIKAGIPAEVPAYAVNMVCGSGMKTIMNAFAGIRAGMADLVVAGGVESMSQAPFIVSGKVRDGNKMGDMAMQDAILLDALTDAFGKMHMGITAENIAAKHQISRDAQDAFSLSSQAKAIAAVDAGVFDGEIVPIEIRTKKETLVFARDEYPNRTTNPEKMAKLRPAFKPDGSVTAGSSSGINDGASFTVVASEDAIRTYGLKPLAEIVAVGQGGVDPAYMGLGPVPAIKNVLREAGMTLAEMEVIELNEAFAAQSLGVVAELAAEHDLDGAAILAKTNQHGGAIALGHPVGMSGNRIVVTLIHDMIKNDRKLGLASLCIGGGMGTAVVLKRA; encoded by the coding sequence ATGGAACGGAAAGTCTACATCGTCGGGGCGAAGCGGAGCCCCATCGGATCATTCCTCGGTTCGCTCAAGGACCTGCATCCGTCCGAATTCGGCGCGCAGGTGCTGAAGGCCGTCCTGACCGAAGCCGCCGTGCCGGTCGACAAGATCGACGAGGTCATCGTCGGCAACGTCATCGCCGCCGGGACGGGACAGGGTCTCGCCCGCCAGATCGCGATCAAGGCCGGCATTCCCGCCGAAGTCCCCGCCTACGCCGTGAACATGGTGTGCGGATCGGGCATGAAGACGATCATGAACGCCTTCGCCGGCATCCGGGCCGGCATGGCCGACCTCGTCGTCGCCGGCGGCGTCGAATCGATGAGCCAGGCGCCCTTCATCGTCTCCGGCAAGGTCCGCGACGGCAACAAGATGGGCGACATGGCGATGCAGGACGCGATCCTGCTCGACGCCCTCACCGACGCCTTCGGGAAGATGCACATGGGCATCACCGCCGAGAACATCGCCGCCAAGCATCAGATCTCCCGCGACGCCCAGGACGCCTTCTCGCTTTCGTCCCAGGCCAAGGCGATCGCCGCGGTCGACGCCGGCGTCTTCGACGGCGAGATCGTCCCGATCGAGATCAGGACCAAGAAGGAGACCCTCGTCTTCGCCAGGGACGAGTATCCGAACCGCACCACCAACCCCGAGAAGATGGCGAAGCTCCGTCCCGCCTTCAAGCCCGACGGATCGGTCACGGCCGGTTCGTCCTCCGGCATCAACGACGGCGCCTCGTTCACCGTCGTCGCCTCCGAGGACGCGATCCGGACATACGGCCTCAAGCCGCTCGCCGAGATCGTCGCCGTCGGTCAGGGCGGCGTCGACCCCGCCTACATGGGCCTCGGCCCCGTCCCGGCGATCAAGAACGTCCTCCGCGAAGCCGGGATGACGCTCGCCGAGATGGAGGTCATCGAACTCAACGAGGCGTTCGCCGCGCAGAGCCTCGGCGTCGTCGCCGAACTGGCCGCCGAACACGACCTCGACGGCGCGGCGATCCTCGCGAAGACGAACCAGCACGGCGGCGCGATCGCGCTCGGCCATCCCGTCGGGATGTCCGGCAACCGCATCGTCGTCACCCTGATCCACGACATGATCAAGAACGACCGGAAGCTCGGGCTCGCCAGCCTCTGCATCGGCGGCGGGATGGGCACCGCCGTCGTCCTGAAACGCGCCTGA
- a CDS encoding TetR/AcrR family transcriptional regulator, whose product MDKADFRLPRTKVGQKTFDKIIRTGRKLFANNGFQATSVNDIIAKSKVAAGTFYIYFDNKLALYLYLLEQYKTSIRKASANAIVGLTTRREIEREGLKAFIQYVRRDPLAYKVVWESLFVDFKIFRDYYESFAASYVYHLKKFADNGEIRGDVDLETVAYVLMGVSNFVGLQILFRNEAEEAEVDRVVDEAMKLLDTGLFQKRVSIPS is encoded by the coding sequence GTGGACAAAGCCGATTTCCGTCTGCCGCGCACCAAGGTGGGGCAGAAGACGTTCGACAAGATCATCCGTACCGGCCGCAAGCTGTTCGCCAACAACGGCTTCCAGGCGACGTCGGTGAACGACATCATCGCCAAGTCGAAGGTCGCCGCCGGCACCTTCTACATCTATTTCGACAACAAGCTCGCCCTCTACCTCTATCTGCTCGAGCAGTACAAGACCTCGATCCGCAAGGCGTCGGCGAACGCGATCGTCGGCCTCACCACGCGCCGCGAGATCGAGCGCGAGGGTCTGAAGGCGTTCATCCAGTACGTCCGCCGCGACCCGCTCGCCTACAAGGTCGTGTGGGAGTCGCTCTTCGTCGACTTCAAGATCTTCCGGGACTACTACGAGTCCTTCGCCGCCTCCTACGTCTACCATCTGAAGAAGTTCGCCGACAACGGCGAGATCCGCGGCGACGTCGATCTCGAGACCGTCGCCTACGTCCTGATGGGCGTCTCGAACTTCGTCGGTCTGCAGATCCTCTTCCGCAACGAGGCCGAGGAGGCCGAGGTCGACCGCGTCGTCGACGAGGCGATGAAGCTCCTCGACACCGGTCTGTTCCAGAAACGCGTCTCCATCCCATCGTGA
- a CDS encoding GGDEF and EAL domain-containing protein produces MINPLILEIYLSQGFEVVVAVVIILVTAFAAFMLYRSVRADFRQEIENRKLMKEALAEAKGGDDKDKLFADKKAISKKSKDIYALVDQELARAKEGEVSVLFYMNIDDFRRVVKDYGQDKADKVVDEIAGRLRKLGDKRSVAGHKEHDVFLYYLPGPVDNDVIKQYAGMILKTVAEPLKAVDGAITTSIGVVVFPFDGISVAQLVKNAEIALYVAKKKGKNQFALYSSELIEKEQFNANYYHEIKESIKNDEFLLYYQPIVDVKTGRLIGLESLLRWNHPTLGILPPGKFLNVMELTGDITWFGAWGFEKIVEQYVAWKKSLRIKDIFISTNLSPKQLELENLARTFYEIVKKQHFEPEAFCLEIIDYYTVVKNPVCVQNLNEFRRFGFRIAIDDLGDQFELIQDMTRIPANIVKIAREDVLKIMNKFEEAEKIERVIAAALSRQKVVIAEGVEDTAMLADLAGLGVRFMQGYYFSPPKSIEETAQILKKTPWSVAEFGIQTR; encoded by the coding sequence ATGATCAATCCGCTCATTCTGGAAATCTACCTCTCCCAGGGCTTCGAGGTCGTCGTCGCGGTCGTCATCATCCTCGTCACCGCCTTCGCCGCCTTCATGCTCTACCGTTCGGTCCGCGCCGACTTCAGGCAGGAGATCGAGAACCGGAAGCTGATGAAGGAGGCCCTCGCCGAAGCGAAGGGGGGAGACGACAAGGACAAGCTGTTCGCCGACAAGAAGGCGATCTCGAAGAAGTCGAAGGACATCTACGCCCTCGTCGACCAGGAGCTGGCGCGCGCCAAGGAAGGCGAGGTCAGCGTCCTCTTCTACATGAACATCGACGATTTCCGCCGCGTCGTCAAGGACTACGGCCAGGACAAGGCCGACAAGGTCGTCGACGAGATCGCCGGCCGGCTCCGCAAGCTCGGCGACAAGCGGTCCGTCGCCGGCCACAAGGAGCACGACGTGTTCCTCTACTATCTGCCCGGTCCCGTCGACAACGACGTCATCAAGCAGTACGCCGGGATGATCCTGAAGACCGTCGCCGAACCGCTCAAGGCGGTCGACGGCGCCATCACCACCTCGATCGGCGTGGTCGTGTTCCCGTTCGACGGCATCTCCGTCGCCCAGCTCGTGAAGAACGCCGAGATCGCCCTCTACGTCGCGAAGAAGAAGGGCAAGAACCAGTTCGCCCTCTACTCCTCGGAACTGATCGAGAAGGAACAGTTCAACGCCAACTACTACCACGAGATCAAGGAATCGATCAAGAACGACGAGTTTTTGCTCTACTACCAGCCGATCGTCGACGTCAAGACCGGCCGCCTGATCGGCCTCGAATCGCTCCTCCGCTGGAACCACCCGACGCTCGGGATCCTGCCTCCGGGCAAGTTCCTGAACGTGATGGAGCTGACCGGCGACATCACCTGGTTCGGCGCCTGGGGCTTCGAGAAGATCGTCGAGCAGTACGTCGCCTGGAAGAAGTCGCTCCGCATCAAGGACATCTTCATCTCCACCAACCTCTCGCCCAAGCAGCTCGAACTCGAGAACCTCGCCCGCACCTTCTACGAGATCGTCAAGAAGCAGCACTTCGAGCCCGAGGCGTTCTGCCTCGAGATCATCGACTACTACACCGTCGTCAAGAACCCCGTCTGCGTCCAGAACCTGAACGAGTTCCGCCGCTTCGGCTTCCGGATCGCGATCGACGACCTCGGCGACCAGTTCGAACTGATCCAGGACATGACGAGGATCCCCGCGAACATCGTCAAGATCGCCCGCGAGGACGTCCTCAAGATCATGAACAAGTTCGAGGAGGCCGAGAAGATCGAGCGCGTCATCGCCGCCGCCCTCTCCCGCCAGAAGGTCGTCATCGCCGAAGGCGTCGAGGACACCGCGATGCTCGCAGACCTCGCGGGCCTCGGGGTGCGCTTCATGCAGGGCTATTACTTCAGCCCGCCGAAGTCGATCGAGGAGACCGCGCAGATCCTCAAGAAGACGCCCTGGAGCGTCGCCGAGTTCGGCATCCAGACGCGCTGA
- a CDS encoding EAL domain-containing protein, protein MPKKAKAPKTPKSGKPYRLSHRIVGLTILVDGVFLVFLMALIAALYYVGMKNAEAENAALRAEAATAAVDAWIGGAETDVVGLSADPTVKEFLARLYDGADPSVPLPGDPDYAMVLRFYEALNTAGSLGGSDPYDFLFVASTASCLTGDDGCYVGTGDAISDADWNLTERPWYLAVQASADGVAVSDPYVDARTGEYVVTIAATVKAAGLTIGYVGIDVLLSSLPGLLAADPANPVLIYAGSAGDETVLYYSGTAATSYGMLSGAAIAAADADNGYGDAGVAAIIAARDGDGAVRALGSEYVLSFTALDRVGWTVVALVDQGTGFGLEITLAVLIALVLGILAVVGAILSKRIGRSLSPIDDILDSIEEIKRGKYDVKVNVTENNELKHVADAINIMSSEIGDQMDLVYKSFLYDAMTGLKNRRASHQEIEEQYLRGGEKTAFCMIDLNNLKNINVTKGLPVGDELLRAFADRLVDALGSKERVYSNGGNEFLFVLPRIRALESVEATILKVFDRFRAPIDIRNIKVEIKCNIGVAVYPYDGRKLEELVKKCDTALFKAKEQGNARFVFYNDQITREVNYKAQINEQLADAVEKNQLSLKFQPLVDIHNEIYGFEALARWKSPTLGEISPQIFISNAEESHLIIPIGTWILREACKAQVAFAKRFGKDFVMSVNVSPVQILQKDFIEVLRKVVVESDIDPRYLVLEITEGILIDSTIYLEETIDFIHEIGARIALDDFGTGYASLTYVRKLPFDNLKIDKSFVDGIFTSKKDHAILGSIVDLVHNLNMKVIAEGVETRKQYEFLKQITTDVYQGFLFSKPLTFDESATFVDQFYKVAKAKRIDVFGARDYTKEGTES, encoded by the coding sequence ATGCCGAAAAAGGCCAAGGCTCCCAAAACGCCGAAATCCGGCAAACCCTATCGCCTCTCGCATCGGATCGTCGGACTGACGATCCTCGTCGACGGCGTCTTCCTCGTCTTCCTGATGGCCCTGATCGCCGCCCTCTACTACGTCGGGATGAAGAACGCCGAGGCCGAGAACGCCGCCTTGCGCGCCGAAGCGGCGACCGCCGCGGTGGACGCGTGGATCGGCGGCGCGGAGACTGACGTCGTCGGCCTTTCCGCCGATCCGACGGTGAAGGAGTTCCTCGCCCGCCTCTACGACGGCGCCGATCCCTCGGTCCCGCTCCCCGGCGACCCCGACTACGCGATGGTCCTCCGCTTCTACGAGGCCCTGAACACCGCCGGCAGCCTCGGCGGCAGCGACCCCTACGATTTCCTCTTCGTCGCCTCGACAGCTTCCTGCCTGACCGGCGACGACGGCTGCTACGTGGGCACCGGCGACGCCATCTCCGACGCCGACTGGAACCTCACCGAACGGCCCTGGTACCTCGCCGTCCAGGCATCCGCCGACGGTGTCGCGGTCTCCGACCCCTACGTCGACGCGCGCACCGGCGAGTATGTCGTCACGATCGCCGCGACCGTGAAGGCGGCCGGTCTCACGATCGGCTACGTCGGGATCGACGTCCTGCTCTCCTCGCTGCCCGGGCTGCTTGCGGCCGACCCCGCCAATCCGGTCCTGATCTACGCCGGATCCGCCGGCGACGAGACCGTGCTGTACTATTCCGGAACCGCGGCGACTTCCTACGGGATGCTCTCGGGGGCGGCGATCGCCGCCGCGGACGCGGACAACGGCTATGGCGACGCGGGCGTCGCGGCAATCATCGCCGCGCGCGACGGCGACGGTGCCGTCCGCGCGCTCGGATCGGAATACGTGCTTTCCTTCACCGCCCTCGACCGCGTCGGCTGGACGGTCGTCGCGCTCGTCGACCAAGGGACCGGATTCGGTCTCGAGATCACCCTCGCGGTCCTGATCGCGCTCGTCCTCGGGATCCTCGCCGTCGTCGGCGCGATCCTGTCGAAACGCATCGGACGCTCGCTCTCGCCGATCGACGACATCCTCGATTCGATCGAGGAGATCAAGCGCGGAAAGTACGACGTGAAGGTGAACGTGACCGAGAACAACGAACTCAAGCACGTCGCCGACGCGATCAACATCATGTCGAGCGAGATCGGCGACCAGATGGACCTCGTCTACAAGAGCTTCCTCTACGACGCCATGACCGGTCTGAAGAACCGCCGGGCCAGCCATCAGGAGATCGAGGAGCAGTACCTGCGGGGCGGCGAGAAGACGGCCTTCTGCATGATCGACCTGAACAACCTGAAGAACATCAACGTGACCAAGGGCCTGCCGGTCGGCGACGAACTCCTCCGGGCATTCGCCGACCGCCTCGTCGACGCGCTCGGATCGAAGGAACGCGTCTACTCGAACGGCGGCAACGAATTCCTCTTCGTCCTTCCCCGGATCCGCGCCCTCGAATCGGTCGAGGCGACGATCCTCAAGGTCTTCGACCGCTTCCGCGCGCCGATCGACATCCGCAACATCAAGGTCGAGATCAAGTGCAACATCGGCGTCGCGGTCTATCCCTACGACGGTCGGAAGCTCGAGGAACTCGTCAAGAAGTGCGACACCGCCCTCTTCAAGGCGAAGGAGCAGGGCAACGCCCGCTTCGTCTTCTACAACGACCAGATCACCCGCGAGGTGAACTACAAGGCCCAGATCAACGAGCAGCTCGCCGACGCCGTCGAGAAGAACCAGCTCTCGCTCAAGTTCCAGCCGCTCGTCGACATCCACAACGAGATCTACGGCTTCGAGGCGCTGGCCCGATGGAAATCGCCCACGCTCGGCGAGATCAGCCCGCAGATCTTCATCTCCAACGCCGAGGAGTCGCATCTCATCATCCCGATCGGCACGTGGATCCTCCGGGAAGCCTGCAAGGCGCAGGTGGCGTTCGCGAAACGCTTCGGGAAGGACTTCGTGATGTCCGTGAACGTGAGCCCCGTGCAGATCCTCCAGAAGGATTTCATCGAGGTCCTCCGCAAGGTCGTCGTCGAGTCGGACATCGATCCGCGCTACCTCGTCCTCGAGATCACCGAAGGCATCCTGATCGACTCGACGATCTACCTCGAGGAAACGATCGACTTCATCCACGAGATCGGCGCCAGGATCGCCCTCGACGACTTCGGCACCGGCTACGCGTCGCTCACCTACGTGAGGAAGCTGCCGTTCGACAACCTCAAGATCGACAAGTCGTTCGTCGACGGCATCTTCACTTCGAAGAAGGACCACGCGATCCTCGGCAGCATCGTCGACCTGGTCCACAACCTCAACATGAAGGTCATCGCCGAGGGCGTCGAGACGCGCAAGCAGTACGAGTTCCTGAAGCAGATCACCACCGACGTCTACCAGGGCTTCCTCTTCTCCAAGCCGCTCACCTTCGACGAATCCGCGACCTTCGTCGACCAGTTCTACAAAGTCGCCAAAGCGAAGCGCATCGACGTGTTCGGCGCCCGCGACTACACGAAAGAAGGGACCGAATCATGA
- a CDS encoding immunoglobulin-like domain-containing protein, with translation MKSLLMKKVIIIFSVMAVLVLTAIGVSFATGNSSLPRLSDPDGIFYERTDAEGNVIYSITNQDLYDEIKSNDGLDQLLYLIDGYLLQDYVAAITDAEIADKLQLLTYGTDDDDAIAALEEDVRETNETTFAQSMILAGYTGHEEDYARIVLAREAYARFMIDTEGDITDLKVAALHVSSYYEDIKAIKIRFMSSAEATATLRHFHLVAFSATSLREYLGYVFKTETEVWDHDGNSTTAEVVADAYTTVTPYYFDADGDILNLDDEVEYSNEGDGIYADANDDEFTLLENGDLVDSDSEVVIAAALLFDSAEEAQTYKDENSDYYTMSKVDAFDETEEAEVRNEAGDLVYTVSFDGKIYDLTHTDVTDTADIVINKTYKAIESMGTVTVNNSRELTDAEVLTFFIDIYNYVYGGIRDAADLLDPAADAADLIASDNPYLTHVFDDVKAVQSSLATYMFKTLDISGEDKVPYTPTAKSFAGSNDTDYYLIYKLTQPAKINAYERMLDLIEDNIKLPAQTVDDLELPSTGWYSAKITWTSGNKDFIANDGTVTLPTDVDKDVVLTYKITANGVSRTGTITVKVLVSGTTSEVDSTDPGDAPTFRELLDDPTLYESLYRQLLDDAMTNTDTASDTITAKLVAMRTAAGFKIYDSWVTIDYQAVDTAFTGVKKGSKTLVATLDSRPTYESDAIVETGLEITADDLFEYALTKNTALYVLYASQYKELLYSPFFEEAFGTQRNLDRNKSDRMQEMFASVKNSKDYYAYLQQLYASYGIDFTYASFSEYAYQQYGTKTELELLQYFVQGELQPYLIAETIENYDLVELLYPTVLEFYQNFFSLDVSHLIILLDFDEDGTPDDYYAYIDALDETGVDEYETKLAGFEAAITEYLDDEDHDFASLVTAYRAAAYDDETWGTFKQFGFRIMTEDLNVVDSEDDTVTHSLTYSGEYGVYETYVPEYVDALVALYQEYRLDQNKDLSEMMSSLVTTVYGQHLILVQKGDDFNGFSAAFTEADPANPVYSAGSESADGEPTLEQIKLYALYYFYNIVYDLTDADVEETYGIVVPNLPASVKTALEFYFDDLCANLYVVGTLNITMADRLEVGTTANNGYGITDAAFQASLSEIQDVYYQALFGQYLD, from the coding sequence ATGAAAAGCCTGCTCATGAAGAAAGTCATCATCATCTTCTCCGTCATGGCCGTCCTCGTCCTTACCGCCATCGGCGTCTCGTTCGCGACCGGCAACAGCTCGTTGCCGCGCCTGAGCGATCCCGACGGCATTTTTTACGAGCGGACCGATGCGGAGGGGAACGTCATCTATTCGATCACCAACCAGGACCTGTACGATGAAATCAAGAGCAACGACGGTCTCGACCAGCTCCTGTACCTCATCGACGGTTATCTGCTTCAGGACTATGTCGCGGCCATCACCGACGCGGAGATCGCCGACAAGCTTCAGCTCCTGACGTACGGCACCGACGACGACGACGCGATCGCCGCGCTCGAGGAGGATGTTCGTGAGACGAACGAAACCACCTTCGCGCAGAGCATGATCCTCGCCGGTTATACCGGTCACGAAGAAGACTACGCCCGCATCGTCCTCGCCCGCGAAGCCTACGCCCGCTTCATGATCGACACCGAGGGCGACATCACCGACCTCAAGGTCGCGGCGCTTCACGTCTCCTCTTATTACGAGGATATCAAGGCGATCAAGATCCGCTTCATGAGCTCCGCCGAAGCGACCGCGACGCTGCGTCATTTCCACCTCGTCGCGTTCAGCGCCACAAGCCTTCGCGAGTATCTCGGCTACGTCTTCAAGACCGAAACCGAAGTCTGGGACCATGACGGGAACAGCACGACCGCCGAAGTGGTCGCCGATGCCTATACCACCGTCACGCCCTACTACTTCGACGCCGACGGCGACATCCTCAATCTCGACGACGAAGTCGAGTACAGCAACGAAGGCGACGGCATCTATGCCGATGCCAACGACGATGAGTTCACCCTCCTCGAGAACGGCGACCTCGTCGACAGCGACAGCGAGGTCGTGATCGCCGCGGCCCTCCTCTTTGATTCCGCCGAAGAAGCCCAGACCTACAAGGACGAGAATTCCGACTACTACACGATGTCCAAGGTCGACGCCTTCGACGAGACCGAGGAAGCCGAGGTCCGCAACGAGGCCGGCGATCTGGTCTACACCGTCTCCTTCGACGGCAAGATCTACGACCTGACCCACACCGACGTCACCGACACCGCCGACATCGTCATCAACAAGACCTACAAGGCGATCGAGAGCATGGGCACGGTCACCGTGAACAACTCCCGCGAACTCACCGACGCCGAAGTCCTCACCTTCTTCATCGACATCTACAACTACGTCTACGGCGGAATCCGCGACGCCGCCGACCTGCTCGATCCGGCCGCCGACGCCGCCGACCTGATCGCCTCCGACAATCCGTACCTGACGCACGTCTTCGACGACGTCAAGGCGGTCCAGAGCTCGCTGGCGACCTACATGTTCAAGACGCTCGACATCTCCGGCGAGGACAAGGTTCCCTACACGCCGACCGCGAAAAGCTTCGCCGGTTCGAACGACACCGACTATTACCTCATCTACAAGCTCACCCAGCCCGCCAAGATCAACGCCTACGAACGGATGCTCGACCTGATCGAGGACAACATCAAGCTCCCGGCCCAGACCGTCGACGATCTCGAACTGCCTTCGACCGGCTGGTACTCCGCGAAAATCACCTGGACCTCCGGAAACAAGGACTTTATCGCCAACGACGGCACCGTGACCCTCCCGACGGACGTCGACAAGGACGTCGTGCTGACCTACAAGATCACCGCCAACGGCGTCTCCCGCACCGGCACGATCACTGTCAAGGTCCTCGTCTCCGGCACGACCTCCGAGGTCGACTCTACCGATCCCGGCGACGCCCCGACCTTCCGGGAACTTCTGGACGACCCGACCCTGTACGAAAGCCTCTACCGTCAGCTCCTCGACGATGCGATGACCAACACCGACACCGCGTCCGACACGATCACCGCCAAGCTCGTCGCGATGCGCACCGCCGCCGGCTTCAAGATCTACGACAGCTGGGTGACGATCGACTACCAGGCCGTCGACACCGCCTTCACCGGCGTGAAGAAGGGATCGAAGACGCTCGTCGCCACGCTCGATTCGCGTCCGACCTACGAGTCCGACGCGATCGTCGAAACCGGTCTCGAGATCACCGCGGACGACCTCTTCGAGTACGCCCTCACGAAGAACACCGCCCTCTACGTCCTCTACGCCAGCCAGTACAAGGAACTGCTCTACTCGCCCTTCTTCGAGGAAGCCTTCGGCACCCAGAGGAACCTCGACCGGAACAAGAGCGACCGGATGCAGGAGATGTTCGCCTCCGTCAAGAATTCGAAGGACTACTACGCCTACCTCCAGCAGCTCTACGCCTCCTACGGCATCGACTTCACCTATGCGAGTTTCAGCGAATACGCCTACCAGCAGTACGGCACGAAGACCGAACTCGAACTGTTGCAGTACTTCGTCCAGGGCGAGCTCCAGCCGTACCTGATCGCCGAAACGATCGAGAACTACGACCTCGTCGAACTGCTCTATCCGACCGTCCTCGAGTTCTATCAGAACTTCTTCTCGCTTGACGTCTCGCATCTGATCATCCTCCTCGACTTCGACGAAGACGGTACGCCCGACGACTACTACGCCTACATCGACGCGCTCGACGAGACCGGCGTCGACGAATACGAGACCAAGCTCGCCGGCTTCGAGGCCGCGATCACCGAATACCTCGACGACGAGGATCACGATTTCGCCTCGCTCGTGACCGCGTATCGCGCCGCCGCCTACGACGACGAGACCTGGGGAACCTTCAAGCAGTTCGGCTTCCGGATCATGACCGAGGACCTCAACGTGGTCGACTCGGAGGACGACACCGTCACCCATTCGCTCACCTACAGCGGCGAATACGGCGTCTACGAGACCTACGTCCCCGAATACGTCGACGCGCTCGTCGCCCTCTACCAGGAATACCGCCTCGACCAGAACAAGGACCTCTCCGAGATGATGAGCTCGCTCGTCACGACGGTCTACGGCCAGCATCTGATCCTCGTCCAGAAGGGCGACGACTTCAACGGCTTCTCCGCGGCGTTCACCGAGGCCGACCCGGCCAATCCCGTCTATTCGGCGGGTTCCGAAAGCGCCGACGGCGAGCCGACCCTCGAACAGATCAAGCTCTACGCCCTCTACTACTTCTACAACATCGTCTACGATCTGACCGACGCCGACGTCGAGGAAACCTACGGCATCGTCGTCCCGAATCTGCCCGCCTCCGTCAAGACCGCCCTCGAGTTCTACTTCGACGATCTCTGCGCCAACCTCTACGTCGTCGGCACGCTGAACATCACGATGGCCGACCGTCTCGAAGTCGGAACCACCGCGAACAACGGCTACGGCATCACCGACGCCGCCTTCCAGGCCTCGCTTTCCGAGATCCAGGACGTCTACTACCAGGCGCTCTTCGGCCAGTATCTCGACTGA
- a CDS encoding HD domain-containing protein translates to MNYEIGTKVDFFGKVEAVNPSTYDTVAINVETEAREKVVVRIPATAPVSLNKLYWFECVAIAFKEKVQLRADVFQSIADKKVDDDEKERLFRIFYQYAPVNLRELRASIESRLAKLENPVVRAITFDLYDKYSEDFYLYPAATKFHHAYISGLAYHTASMLKMADGFAAVYPFLNRDLLTAGIVLHDLTKTLEFDSYEGAEYTLRGKLIGHISLTSNEIALSAERLGFADAEETMLLQHIVLSHHYYGNFGSPKKPNVVEALVIHFIDNIDSKVTVVGEELAKVAPGAFTEPIGVIDKERFYKHKLSK, encoded by the coding sequence ATGAACTACGAGATCGGCACCAAGGTCGACTTCTTCGGAAAGGTCGAAGCCGTCAACCCCTCCACCTACGACACCGTCGCGATCAACGTCGAGACCGAGGCCCGCGAGAAGGTCGTCGTCCGCATCCCCGCGACCGCCCCGGTGAGCCTGAACAAGCTCTACTGGTTCGAATGCGTCGCGATCGCCTTCAAGGAGAAGGTCCAGCTGCGCGCCGACGTCTTCCAGTCGATCGCCGACAAGAAGGTCGACGACGACGAGAAGGAGCGCCTCTTCCGCATCTTCTATCAATACGCGCCCGTGAACCTGCGCGAGCTGCGCGCGTCGATCGAATCGCGCCTCGCGAAGCTCGAGAATCCCGTGGTCCGGGCGATCACGTTCGACCTGTACGACAAGTATTCCGAGGACTTCTACCTTTATCCCGCGGCCACCAAGTTCCATCACGCCTACATCTCGGGGCTCGCCTACCATACCGCCTCGATGCTCAAGATGGCGGACGGGTTTGCGGCCGTCTATCCGTTTTTGAACCGGGACCTCCTGACGGCGGGGATCGTCCTCCACGACCTCACCAAGACGCTCGAGTTCGATTCCTACGAAGGCGCCGAGTACACCCTCCGGGGCAAGCTGATCGGCCACATCTCGCTCACCTCGAACGAGATCGCCCTATCCGCCGAGCGTCTCGGCTTTGCCGACGCGGAGGAGACGATGCTTCTGCAGCACATCGTCCTGTCGCACCACTACTACGGCAACTTCGGCTCGCCGAAGAAGCCGAACGTCGTCGAGGCGCTCGTGATCCACTTCATCGACAACATCGATTCGAAGGTCACGGTCGTCGGCGAGGAACTCGCGAAGGTCGCCCCGGGTGCCTTCACCGAACCGATCGGCGTCATCGACAAGGAACGCTTCTACAAGCACAAGCTTTCGAAATAG